In the Drosophila gunungcola strain Sukarami unplaced genomic scaffold, Dgunungcola_SK_2 000001F, whole genome shotgun sequence genome, one interval contains:
- the LOC128262128 gene encoding DNA polymerase subunit gamma-1, mitochondrial, translated as MQLHLIRKYASKATREHYASSSLKIYRRVRPLPKLNRPKKPENLEEHSEYAENLVKVQMISRNLHAQLFPQSPRSVSEQQVASAKVYQDELRRHGVDIESCASVPDVQLKLPPLRGANIEEHFYNIAKEQVQPYEELLLPLVQCVELPKRPKRWAFFAGWTAYDPADGTATPVDHPLEKGLIFDVEVCVKEAQTPVLATAVSTKRWYSWVSPKLTKHRLSLAKSEPLDVDTDTERPHYSPDELIPLGTNGPGLVVGHNVSYDRARLKDQYLIEDTGTRFADTMSLHMCVSGVTSYQRAMLKSKKEPAPEDLGWLEQSSLNSLVEVHRLYCGGEPLSKEPRNIFVEGTLEQVRQSFQSLTNYCAGDVEATHRVLRVLYPLYAERFPHPASLAGMLEMGSAYLPVNSNWERYIREAHLTYEDLSIEAKYHLGRRAEEACSLLLDDQYRQNLWLWDEDWSVQELKLKQPPKRKPLPREEREDHGDAEQRRLQAKFQHLYDQRSLLPARRPLLPGYPLWYRKLCRKPPSNSKRDDELLEEEQESWSPGASEISTGMQIAPKLLSLCWEGYPLHYEKEQGWGFLVPFRSDSEVADHLPMEQLLARCPVPEFAKQCASKAESDLALDMLPGDLEQHLGKREHYKKLSQKQKRLETQYQGSGVWCNKVLEDSCFFLKLPHKNGPSFRVGNPLSKDFLNKFSDNVLSSGDPSCQAAARVIDIARMMSYWRNNRDRIMGQMVVWLDPQQLPEELIGENAHLISYGAICPQVVACGTLTRRAMEPTWMTASNSRPDRLGSELRSMVQAPPGYRLVGADVDSQELWIASVLGDAYACGEHGATPLGWMTLSGSKSNGSDMHSITAKAVGISRDHAKVINYARIYGAGQLFAETLLRQFNPTFSASEAKAKAMKMFSITKGKRVYRLREEFHDELEDRGYSSYEASRLSVQRNRSLTEVFHRPSWQGGTESAMFNRLEEIATGSQPQTPFLGGRLSRALEADGGPDQEQRFLPTRINWVVQSGAVDFLHLMLVSMRWLMGPHVRFCLSFHDELRYLVKEELSPKAALAMHITNLMTRSFCVSRIGLKDLPMSVAFFSSVEVDTVLRKECTMDCKTPSNPHGLRIGYGIQPGQSLSVAEAIEKAGGNDVSQWSWIKQH; from the exons ATGCAACTCCACCTGATCAGAAAGTATGCCAGCAAGGCCACCAGGGAGCACTATGCCAGCAGCAGCCTGAAGATCTACCGCCGGGTAAGGCCACTGCCAAAGCTAAACAGACCAAAGAAGCCGGAGAATCTGGAGGAACACTCGGAATATGCCGAGAATCTGGTCAAGGTGCAGATGATCTCGCGGAATCTGCATGCACAGCTGTTTCCCCAATCCCCTCGCAGCGTTTCGGAGCAGCAGGTGGCCTCCGCCAAGGTTTACCAGGATGAGCTGCGCAGGCATGGCGTCGACATCGAAAGCTGTGCTTCTGTGCCGGATGTCCAGTTGAAACTACCTCCACTAAGGGGCGCCAACATTGAGGAGCACTTCTACAACATAGCCAAGGAGCAGGTGCAGCCTTACGAGGAGCTACTGCTGCCACTGGTCCAATGCGTGGAGCTACCAAAGCGTCCCAAGCGATGGGCCTTCTTTGCCGGCTGGACAGCCTACGATCCCGCCGATGGAACAGCCACTCCTGTGGATCACCCACTGGAAAAGGGTCTGATCTTCGATGTGGAGGTGTGCGTCAAGGAGGCACAGACTCCTGTTCTGGCCACCGCTGTAAGCACCAAGAGATGGTACTCCTGGGTGAGTCCCAAGCTCACCAAACACCGCCTGAGTCTGGCCAAATCAGAGCCCCTGGACGTGGACACGGACACAGAGCGACCACACTACTCCCCCGATGAACTCATACCCCTGGGAACCAATGGACCTGGTCTCGTAGTGGGTCACAATGTCAGCTACGACAGGGCTCGCCTAAAGGACCAGTATTTGATCGAGGACACGGGCACACGGTTCGCGGATACCATGTCATTGCACATGTGCGTCAGTGGAGTGACCAGCTACCAACGGGCCATGCTCAAGTCCAAGAAGGAACCGGCTCCCGAGGATCTTGGCTGGCTGGAGCAGAGTTCCCTCAACAGTTTGGTGGAAGTCCATAGGCTCTACTGCGGTGGTGAGCCCCTCTCCAAGGAGCCcagaaacatttttgtggagGGAACGCTGGAGCAAGTGCGCCAGAGCTTCCAGTCGCTGACCAACTACTGTGCCGGCGATGTGGAGGCCACCCATCGGGTGCTCCGAGTCCTGTATCCCCTGTATGCCGAGCGCTTTCCGCACCCTGCTTCGCTGGCCGGCATGTTGGAGATGGGCTCCGCCTATTTGCCTGTGAATTCCAACTGGGAGCGGTATATTCGCGAGGCGCATCTCACCTACGAGGATCTCAGCATCGAGGCCAAGTACCATCTGGGACGCCGGGCTGAGGAAGCCTGCTCCCTGCTGCTCGACGATCAGTACCGTCAGAATCTGTGGCTCTGGGACGAGGACTGGAGTGTGCAGGAGCTGAAGTTGAAGCAGCCTCCAAAGCGCAAGCCCTTGCCCAGGGAGGAGCGGGAGGATCATGGGGACGCCGAGCAGCGTCGCCTGCAGGCCAAGTTCCAGCACCTCTACGATCAGCGGTCACTGCTCCCAGCTCGAAGACCCTTGCTTCCTGGTTATCCCCTGTGGTATCGCAAACTGTGCCGCAAGCCACCATCCAACTCAAAAAGGGATGACGAACtgctggaggaggagcaggagtcCTGGTCTCCCGGTGCCAGCGAAATCAGCACCGGCATGCAAATTGCCCCCAAACTGCTTTCCCTCTGCTGGGAAGGTTATCCTCTGCATTACGAGAAAGAGCAGGGCTGGGGCTTCCTGGTTCCCTTTCGCAGCGATTCGGAAGTTGCAGACCATCTGCCCATGGAACAACTTTTGGCGCGTTGTCCAGTGCCGGAGTTTGCCAAGCAGTGTGCCTCGAAGGCGGAGAGTGATCTGGCCTTAGACATGCTGCCGGGTGACCTAGAACAACATCTGGGCAAGCGGGAGCACTACAAGAAGCTGTCCCAGAAACAAAAACGCTTGGAAACTCAGTACCAAG GCTCTGGTGTGTGGTGCAACAAAGTGCTGGAGGACTCTTGCTTCTTCCTCAAGTTGCCACACAAAAATGGACCCTCGTTTCGAGTGGGAAACCCTCTGTCTAAGGACTTTCTCAACAAGTTCTCCGACAACGTTCTGAGCAGTGGTGACCCATCTTGTCAAGCGGCCGCCCGCGTCATCGACATTGCTCGCATGATGTCGTATTGGCGTAACAATCGGGATCGGATCATGGGTCAGATGGTCGTCTGGCTGGATCCCCAGCAATTGCCAGAGGAACTCATCGGGGAGAACGCACACCTGATATCCTACGGAGCCATTTGTCCCCAGGTTGTGGCCTGCGGCACATTAACTCGCCGCGCCATGGAGCCCACTTGGATGACGGCCTCCAATTCGCGGCCTGATCGCCTGGGCTCGGAGCTGCGCTCCATGGTGCAGGCTCCGCCCGGCTACAGGCTGGTGGGTGCCGATGTCGACTCGCAGGAACTGTGGATCGCTTCCGTGCTGGGCGATGCCTACGCCTGTGGCGAGCATGGCGCCACGCCCCTCGGCTGGATGACTCTCAGCGGCAGTAAGTCGAATGGCAGCGATATGCACTCCATCACCGCCAAGGCGGTGGGCATTTCCCGAGATCATGCCAAGGTGATAAACTATGCCAGGATCTACGGAGCTGGTCAGCTATTTGCCGAGACGCTGCTCCGCCAGTTCAATCCCACGTTCAGTGCCTCCGAAGCCAAGGCCAAGGCcatgaaaatgttttccattACAAAAGGCAAAAGGGTGTATAGGCTGCGTGAAGAGTTCCACGATGAACTGGAGGACAGGGG ttatagCAGCTACGAGGCCTCCCGACTGTCTGTCCAAAGAAATCGCAGCCTGACCGAGGTTTTCCATCGTCCCAGCTGGCAGGGCGGCACCGAGAGCGCCATGTTCAATCGTCTGGAGGAGATTGCCACTGGGTCACAGCCGCAGACGCCGTTCCTAGGCGGACGCCTCAGTCGCGCACTGGAGGCGGATGGAGGCCCCGACCAGGAGCAACGATTCCTGCCCACCCGCATCAACTGGGTGGTCCAGAGCGGAGCCGTGGACTTCCTGCACCTGATGCTGGTCAGCATGCGGTGGCTCATGGGACCACACGTTCGCTTCTGTCTGAGCTTTCACGACGAACTGCGCTACCTGGTGAAGGAGGAGCTGTCGCCAAAGGCGGCGCTGGCCATGCACATCACCAACCTAATGACGCGCTCCTTCTGCGTCTCCCGCATCGGACTCAAGGATCTGCCCATGTCGGTGGCCTTCTTTTCGTCAGTCGAGGTGGACACTGTGCTGCGAAAAGAGTGTACCATGGACTGCAAGACGCCATCGAATCCGCATGGCCTGCGTATTGGCTACGGCATTCAGCCAGGTCAAAGTTTGAGTGTGGCTGAGGCAATCGAAAAGGCTGGCGGCAATGATGTCAGTCAATGGAGTTGGATCAAGCAGCATTAG
- the LOC128262135 gene encoding cysteine sulfinic acid decarboxylase: MLASETFPTHHFKESIFKPYSTSTSTSTGSGDDLASPLTAATSAATSVVATSSSADTASAVAFETASKMLTTANGSSNNNIDTDAKNDNLSSFVASHPAAHFEGFIRACVDEIIKLAVFQGTNRSSKVVEWHEPEELRQLFDFQLREKGESQDKLRELLRETIRFSVKTGHPYFINQLYSGVDPYALVGQWLTDALNPSVYTYEVAPLFTLMEEQVLAEMRRIVGFPNGGQGDGIFCPGGSIANGYAISCARYRHSPDSKKNGLFNAKPLIIFTSEDAHYSVEKLAMFMGFGSEHVRKIATNEVGKMRLSDLEDQVKLCLANNCQPLMVSATAGTTVLGAFDDLAGISELCKKYNMWMHVDAAWGGGALMSKKYRHLLSGIERADSVTWNPHKLLAASQQCSTFLTRHQQVLAQCHSTNATYLFQKDKFYDTSFDTGDKHIQCGRRADVFKFWFMWKAKGTQGLEAHVEKVFRMAEFFAGKVRERPGFELVLESPECTNISFWYVPPGLRQMERNREFYDRLHKVAPKVKEGMIKKGSMMITYQPLRQLPNFFRLVLQNSCLEESDMVYFLDEIESLAQNL, encoded by the exons ATGCTGGCCAGCGAGACTTTTCCCACACATCACTTTAAGGAATCTATATTTAAGCCTTAcagtacgagtacgagtacgagtacggGTAGTGGCGATGATTTGGCAAGCCCATTGACAGCGGCAACATCAGCGGCCACTTCGGTGGTGGCCACGTCGTCATCGGCTGATACCGCCTCCGCAGTTGCATTCGAGACGGCCAGCAAAATGTTGACCACCGCCAATGGGAGCAGCAATAACAATATCGACACGGATGCGAAGAATGACAACCTGTCCAGCTTTGTGGCCAGTCATCCGGCTGCCCACTTTGAGGGCTTCATCCGGGCCTGCGTGGACGAGATCATCAAGTTGGCCGTCTTCCAGGGCACCAATCGCTCCTCCAAGGTCGTCGAGTGGCACGAGCCGGAGGAGCTGCGTCAGCTGTTCGACTTTCAGCTGCGTGAGAAGGGTGAGTCGCAGGACAAGCTGCGCGAGTTGCTGAGAGAAACGATTCGGTTCTCGGTCAAGACGGGCCATCCGTACTTCATCAACCAGCTGTACTCGGGCGTGGATCCGTATGCCCTGGTGGGCCAGTGGCTCACCGATGCCCTCAATCCCAGTGTGTACACCTACGAAGTGGCGCCGCTGTTCACCCTCATGGAGGAGCAGGTGCTGGCCGAGATGCGACGCATCGTGGGCTTTCCCAACGGCGGCCAGGGCGATGGCATCTTCTGTCCCGGCGGCTCGATAGCCAACGGTTATGCAATCAGCTGCGCCCGCTACAGACACTCGCCCGATTCCAAG AAAAACGGACTCTTCAACGCGAAACCCTTGATCATCTTCACCTCGGAGGATGCCCACTACTCGGTGGAGAAGCTGGCCATGTTCATGGGCTTCGGCAGCGAGCATGTGCGCAAGATAGCCACCAACGAGGTGGGCAAGATGCGTCTCAGTGACCTGGAGGATCAGGTGAAGCTGTGCCTGGCCAACAACTGCCAGCCGCTGATGGTGTCGGCCACAGCCGGAACCACTGTGCTGGGGGCCTTCGACGATCTGGCTGGGATCTCGGAGCTGTGCAAGAAGTACAACATGTGGATGCACGTGGATGCGGCCTGGGGTGGTGGTGCCCTCATGTCCAAGAAGTATCGACATCTGCTTAGCGGAATTGAAAG GGCTGATTCGGTGACCTGGAATCCTCACAAGCTGCTGGCTGCCTCGCAGCAGTGCTCCACCTTCCTGACGCGCCACCAGCAGGTGCTGGCCCAGTGCCACTCCACCAATGCCACCTACCTCTTCCAGAAGGACAAGTTCTATGACACCTCCTTCGACACCGGCGACAAGCACATCCAGTGCGGTCGTCGTGCGGATGTCTTCAAGTTCTGGTTCATGTGGAAGGCCAAGGGCACCCAGGGCCTGGAGGCCCATGTCGAGAAGGTCTTCCGCATGGCCGAGTTCTTTGCCGGCAAGGTTAGGGAGCGACCGGGATTCGAGCTGGTCCTCGAGAGCCCCGAGTGCACCAACATCAGCTTCTGGTATGTGCCACCTGGTCTCCGGCAAATGGAGCGCAATCGGGAGTTCTACGACCGGCTGCACAAGGTGGCTCCCAAGGTGAAGGAGGGCATGATCAAGAAGGGCTCCATGATGATCACCTATCAGCCGCTGCGACAGCTGCCCAACTTCTTTCGCCTGGTGCTGCAGAACTCCTGTCTGGAGGAGTCCGACATGGTCTACTTCCTGGACGAGATCGAGTCGCTGGCCCAGAATTTGTAA